One region of Candidatus Bathyarchaeia archaeon genomic DNA includes:
- a CDS encoding dockerin type I domain-containing protein → MKKVGEMQGIARLSALLLLILILPITSTIQIIPAEGQIQPGPILNISISNAQRFTNTQNRDFQPAVIQGLDGTAWVFWEYVAFNGRSSLPVIDYRTSSNPSPVYNASNWSGNQVLSQTPLSQNVSPSASQFRNGTIYVSFSSNRTGNYNIFLKQYTPGPGWSSDRQATLGNLDQLGSSVVAASDSSLWLFYDRALNPTTSNIFYKVGKGGSWSTETPLTTDASSIQNTQPSAYQMNDGSVWMIYTRTDSATGIGNIYYKIFSNNVWTGPFQLTSGTNSDGHPAISQDSNTTIWVSWSRELPTSGSSFQFDVFYNYSVNGGTSWAGETNLTNDVGCTSPCPEDMNPNFAQMRDGRVYLFWSTNRDPQMYWNLYYATTNPMPFHHVAVTALLASPMKIREAAVPSVSAVITVNVTVANLGTFPESFWLFVKGTNATSRTIAAQFLSLAAGDILPLSIQWNTNGIPPARYRLSANVVIPATEKQIVTGDNIMTGGILWLCPPGDITLDGRVDILDGAAVAYAFGSTPGSPLWNPNADLTGDGIVDILDASIVALWFGTVT, encoded by the coding sequence ATGAAAAAAGTGGGAGAAATGCAGGGCATCGCCAGACTATCTGCACTTCTCTTACTGATCCTAATTCTACCAATCACGTCCACTATTCAGATCATACCTGCCGAAGGGCAGATACAACCTGGCCCTATTCTCAATATCTCGATTAGCAACGCCCAAAGATTTACAAACACTCAAAATCGGGATTTCCAGCCTGCGGTAATCCAAGGATTAGATGGAACTGCCTGGGTCTTCTGGGAATATGTTGCTTTCAACGGGAGATCCTCTCTCCCAGTCATCGATTATCGAACGAGCTCTAATCCATCTCCCGTTTACAACGCCTCAAATTGGTCTGGGAACCAGGTCCTCTCGCAGACTCCTCTTAGCCAAAATGTGTCCCCCTCTGCTAGTCAATTCCGAAATGGGACCATATACGTGTCATTCTCCTCAAACAGAACCGGTAACTACAATATCTTTCTCAAGCAGTATACCCCTGGACCAGGATGGTCATCTGATCGACAGGCGACGCTTGGCAACCTTGACCAGTTAGGATCCTCTGTGGTCGCTGCAAGCGACAGTAGTCTCTGGTTGTTCTACGACCGGGCCCTCAACCCTACAACTTCCAACATCTTCTACAAAGTTGGCAAGGGAGGATCGTGGTCGACAGAGACCCCTCTTACCACAGATGCATCCTCGATTCAGAACACTCAACCGTCCGCGTACCAGATGAACGACGGGAGTGTTTGGATGATATACACCCGAACAGATTCCGCCACAGGCATCGGCAACATTTACTACAAGATATTCTCCAACAACGTGTGGACCGGACCCTTCCAGCTTACCTCGGGAACTAATAGCGATGGACATCCCGCCATCTCGCAGGACAGCAATACCACGATTTGGGTATCTTGGAGCCGAGAACTCCCAACTAGCGGAAGCTCTTTTCAGTTTGATGTCTTTTACAATTATTCTGTTAACGGAGGAACTAGCTGGGCAGGCGAAACGAACCTAACGAATGATGTGGGATGCACTAGCCCCTGTCCAGAGGATATGAATCCAAATTTTGCTCAGATGAGAGATGGGCGAGTCTATCTCTTCTGGTCGACCAACAGGGACCCTCAGATGTACTGGAATCTCTATTATGCAACAACAAATCCTATGCCCTTCCACCACGTAGCCGTGACCGCTCTCTTAGCCAGCCCAATGAAGATCAGAGAAGCTGCCGTGCCAAGCGTCTCTGCTGTGATAACTGTTAATGTTACGGTGGCAAACTTGGGGACTTTTCCAGAAAGCTTCTGGCTCTTCGTGAAGGGTACTAACGCCACCTCCAGGACGATCGCGGCCCAGTTTCTCAGTCTTGCCGCAGGAGACATATTGCCTTTGAGCATTCAGTGGAACACGAACGGAATTCCCCCGGCCAGGTACCGATTGTCCGCGAACGTTGTGATACCAGCAACTGAGAAGCAGATTGTCACTGGCGACAATATCATGACCGGTGGTATTCTGTGGCTTTGTCCTCCGGGCGACATTACCTTGGACGGTAGAGTTGATATTCTGGACGGCGCTGCTGTGGCCTACGCCTTCGGGTCGACGCCTGGAAGCCCCTTGTGGAACCCTAATGCGGACCTGACCGGCGATGGTATTGTCGACATTCTGGATGCGTCAATCGTGGCCCTCTGGTTCGGAACGGTAACCTGA